One window from the genome of Anaerococcus sp. Marseille-Q7828 encodes:
- the floA gene encoding flotillin-like protein FloA (flotillin-like protein involved in membrane lipid rafts), whose translation MDFIIPAAIIIIVLIVFFTMVPVGLWITARFSGVNISMASLVAMRFRRLNPNLIVNALIKSHQAGIPIRTEDLESHYLAGGNINQVVDALIAAERANIDLTFEQAAAIDLAGRNVFEAVQVSVTPKVINTPVIAAVAKNGIEVKVIAKVTVRANIDRLVGGAGEETIIARVGEGIVTTVGSADSHAQVLENPDNISQTVLLKGLDSGTAYEILSIDIADVDVGRNVGAELQRDQAEADKNIAQAKAEERRAQAIALEQENKAKVVEAEARIPEAIAKAFEEGNLGIMDYYNMRNVNADTKMRESLSDVDSGDFDV comes from the coding sequence ATGGACTTTATAATACCAGCAGCAATTATAATAATCGTACTTATAGTATTTTTCACAATGGTTCCAGTGGGACTTTGGATTACAGCTAGATTTTCGGGAGTTAACATTTCAATGGCAAGCCTTGTTGCTATGCGTTTTAGAAGGCTAAATCCTAATCTAATTGTAAATGCTCTTATCAAATCCCACCAAGCAGGTATTCCAATTAGAACTGAAGACTTGGAAAGTCACTACCTAGCAGGTGGTAACATCAACCAAGTTGTTGATGCCCTTATAGCAGCAGAACGTGCAAATATTGACTTAACATTTGAACAAGCAGCAGCAATCGACCTTGCTGGTCGTAATGTGTTCGAAGCTGTACAAGTTTCTGTAACACCAAAGGTTATCAATACACCAGTGATTGCAGCAGTTGCAAAAAACGGTATTGAAGTAAAAGTTATTGCAAAAGTAACTGTTCGTGCCAACATAGATAGACTTGTCGGTGGTGCCGGTGAAGAAACAATCATAGCCCGTGTTGGTGAAGGTATTGTAACAACAGTTGGTTCTGCAGATTCTCATGCCCAAGTTTTGGAAAACCCAGACAATATTTCCCAAACAGTTTTACTAAAGGGTCTTGATTCTGGTACAGCTTACGAAATCTTATCAATAGACATAGCTGATGTGGATGTCGGACGTAACGTAGGTGCAGAACTTCAACGTGACCAAGCTGAAGCTGATAAGAATATTGCCCAAGCCAAAGCCGAAGAACGCCGTGCCCAAGCTATTGCCCTTGAACAAGAAAACAAGGCAAAAGTTGTGGAAGCAGAAGCAAGAATACCAGAAGCTATTGCAAAGGCCTTTGAAGAAGGCAATCTTGGCATCATGGACTATTACAATATGAGAAATGTGAATGCAGATACAAAAATGCGTGAAAGCCTATCAGATGTAGATTCTGGTGATTTTGATGTCTAG
- a CDS encoding PhoH family protein: MRTLFGNFDSNRKYIEERFNTKIKLADDGIEVSGEGINTEFAKELIIELLNEIKKNGSIDFQKIKYHADMLERENKDVIKQALDDAIITTATGKPIKPKTLGQQAYIEKIKNNDVVFGIGPAGTGKTYLAVAMAVRSFKQGEVNRIILTRPAVEAGESLGFLPGDLQDKVDPYLRPLYDGLFEILGFETYQGFVEKGMIEVAPLAYMRGRTLDNAFVILDEAQNTTSEQMKMFLTRLGYGSKAIITGDKTQVDLPRGRMSGLKTAERILKNINGIGFQNFSSIDVVRHPLVQKIIDAYDRDDQAREAKKLEAKNKEAE, encoded by the coding sequence ATAAGAACCCTATTTGGAAATTTTGATTCCAATAGAAAATATATAGAAGAACGTTTCAATACAAAAATAAAACTTGCTGACGATGGAATTGAAGTAAGTGGCGAAGGCATAAACACAGAATTTGCCAAAGAGCTAATCATAGAACTATTAAATGAAATCAAGAAAAATGGTTCTATCGACTTTCAAAAGATAAAGTACCATGCAGATATGCTTGAACGCGAAAACAAGGATGTGATAAAACAAGCCTTGGATGATGCAATCATCACAACAGCAACAGGTAAGCCAATCAAACCAAAGACCTTGGGCCAACAAGCCTACATCGAAAAGATCAAAAACAATGATGTAGTCTTTGGCATTGGTCCAGCTGGTACAGGCAAAACCTACCTTGCAGTAGCCATGGCAGTAAGAAGTTTCAAGCAAGGTGAAGTCAATAGAATAATTTTGACTCGCCCTGCAGTTGAAGCTGGTGAAAGCCTTGGTTTCTTGCCAGGAGATTTGCAAGATAAGGTTGATCCATATCTTAGACCCCTTTATGATGGACTTTTTGAAATCCTGGGCTTTGAAACCTACCAAGGTTTTGTTGAAAAAGGCATGATAGAAGTAGCTCCCCTTGCTTACATGAGAGGTAGGACCTTGGATAATGCCTTTGTCATCCTAGATGAGGCTCAAAACACCACAAGTGAGCAAATGAAGATGTTTTTGACTCGCTTGGGATATGGATCAAAGGCCATCATAACAGGTGATAAGACTCAGGTAGACCTTCCAAGAGGTAGGATGAGTGGGCTAAAAACAGCCGAACGCATATTAAAAAATATCAATGGCATAGGCTTTCAAAACTTCTCGTCAATAGATGTTGTTAGACACCCGCTTGTACAAAAGATAATCGACGCTTACGACAGAGATGACCAAGCAAGAGAAGCAAAAAAACTTGAAGCAAAGAACAAAGAAGCTGAATAA
- the fni gene encoding type 2 isopentenyl-diphosphate Delta-isomerase: MDRQRRQRKDQHIENYLKTRTRGTTLLDCVYIEHNALSDVSLKQIDTSVEFMGQKIAMPLMVDAITGGGDSSASINEDLSSICESINIPMAVGSESIALTDESSRESFELVKLKEDLLRIGNLGFERDYEDFIFARDLIDAKAMQVHLNIAQELVMKEGDNDFHSSIDIIGELVEKFPYPIIVKETGSGISKEVAQKLIEKNVQYIDVAGKGGTNFIEIEDLRDFEMDYSDLYNWGIPTAKSIIDVRSVSDDVFIIASGGIKTAMDVVKSIIIGADMAAMTGEVLNYLLRGGYQACEDFLKEVNHKIKIIMALLGVRNIEELKKVDYKLIGELKELVEG; this comes from the coding sequence ATGGATAGGCAAAGACGTCAAAGAAAAGACCAACACATAGAAAATTATCTAAAAACTAGAACAAGAGGAACAACCCTCCTAGACTGCGTATATATAGAGCACAATGCCCTATCAGACGTATCATTAAAGCAAATCGATACATCAGTTGAATTTATGGGCCAAAAGATTGCTATGCCCCTCATGGTAGATGCAATCACAGGTGGAGGCGATTCTTCAGCGAGCATAAATGAAGATTTATCTTCCATATGTGAAAGCATCAATATACCCATGGCAGTAGGAAGTGAATCTATAGCCCTCACAGATGAATCTAGCAGAGAGTCATTTGAACTAGTGAAATTAAAAGAAGATTTATTAAGGATAGGAAATTTGGGCTTTGAAAGAGACTATGAAGATTTTATATTTGCCAGAGACCTCATAGACGCCAAGGCTATGCAAGTCCACCTAAACATCGCCCAAGAGCTTGTGATGAAAGAAGGAGACAATGATTTCCACTCCTCAATAGATATAATAGGAGAACTAGTAGAAAAATTCCCCTATCCAATCATAGTAAAAGAAACAGGATCGGGCATATCAAAAGAAGTAGCCCAAAAACTAATAGAAAAAAATGTCCAATACATTGACGTTGCAGGCAAGGGTGGAACCAACTTCATAGAAATAGAAGACCTAAGAGACTTCGAAATGGACTATTCCGACCTTTACAACTGGGGCATACCAACAGCAAAATCTATAATAGATGTTAGAAGCGTATCAGATGATGTATTTATCATAGCATCAGGTGGCATAAAAACAGCCATGGATGTAGTAAAATCAATAATCATAGGAGCAGATATGGCAGCCATGACTGGAGAAGTTCTAAACTACCTATTAAGAGGTGGCTACCAAGCCTGCGAAGACTTCCTAAAAGAAGTCAACCACAAAATAAAAATTATAATGGCTCTACTAGGAGTAAGAAACATAGAAGAACTTAAAAAAGTAGATTATAAACTCATAGGAGAGCTAAAAGAATTAGTAGAAGGCTAG
- a CDS encoding NfeD family protein: protein MLNNDVTIALSFILAVISLISVLFTDKKILFAIITIGLFGFFYYQNSIHNVADNMTIVTFVMGISLLALEIFIPSFGIIGIIGTILTVYSVMDSYENSETGIAVLVLSALAIILTVTIYVKLGFSNNLFDSFVLKNENSAQRGFNSKKDYSDLIGKTGKSKTILRPTGRVEIDGISYDAKSDSDFIAKEKDVEVTGIRDGHIIVKEKIWTL from the coding sequence ATGCTTAATAATGATGTAACTATTGCTTTAAGTTTTATATTGGCAGTTATTTCACTGATATCTGTTCTGTTTACTGATAAGAAAATTCTTTTTGCCATAATTACTATTGGTCTTTTTGGATTTTTCTATTATCAAAATTCAATACACAATGTAGCAGATAATATGACTATCGTTACCTTTGTTATGGGAATCTCTTTGTTAGCCCTTGAGATTTTCATTCCTAGTTTTGGCATTATTGGTATCATTGGTACAATTTTGACTGTCTATTCTGTTATGGATAGCTATGAAAATAGTGAGACTGGAATAGCTGTTTTAGTTTTATCTGCTCTTGCTATAATTCTTACTGTGACAATTTATGTCAAGTTAGGTTTTTCTAATAATCTTTTTGACTCTTTTGTTTTAAAGAATGAAAATTCGGCACAAAGAGGCTTCAATAGCAAAAAAGATTATAGTGATTTGATAGGCAAGACTGGCAAATCTAAGACTATTCTTAGACCGACAGGTAGGGTTGAGATTGATGGCATATCCTATGATGCAAAGAGCGATTCCGATTTTATCGCAAAAGAGAAAGATGTTGAGGTTACTGGCATTCGTGATGGCCACATAATAGTAAAGGAGAAAATATGGACTTTATAA
- a CDS encoding LCP family protein has protein sequence MKAKRFFITLLVILVGFFGSKFILDRLEASQRFNINGNENIINDDAINKEEGQYLILLVGVDKNGNDDNTDFTRTDTIMLISADTKTGEMELMSIPRDSRVKIRDKFDKVNHAHAFGGIELTMQTLRQFLGLDIDYYVQVNYQALINIVDALGGVDYDVPEGINIHKGKVKINPGPNHLDGNEVMWYLRTRNIYNNGDIGRVNTQQAFVKAMVDEMVKKSKDMNLMTFISNYIKYVKTNLPMSAMLDLAGHINSFSSDKMSTHTVPGMEQTINGTSYWIPDYDKTWQIVDDSYSNFKLKNWKKEDSGYEEYKDFGQIEDQSQTSGIIEKKDDGQAEEAPVPETQTIPMQNNKQNWQAPAQNNNESYQAPAENYNNDYVDDGGYEEYEIIEITTTTTEEVPVEQGE, from the coding sequence ATGAAAGCTAAAAGATTTTTTATTACACTTCTTGTAATACTTGTAGGATTTTTCGGATCAAAATTTATACTAGACAGACTTGAAGCTAGCCAAAGATTCAATATCAATGGCAACGAAAACATAATAAACGATGACGCAATAAACAAAGAAGAAGGCCAATATTTGATACTCTTAGTTGGAGTTGATAAGAACGGTAATGACGACAATACTGACTTTACTAGAACAGATACAATTATGCTCATAAGTGCTGACACAAAGACCGGTGAAATGGAGCTTATGTCCATACCTCGTGACTCAAGGGTGAAGATTAGAGACAAGTTTGACAAGGTAAACCACGCCCACGCCTTTGGAGGAATTGAGCTTACTATGCAAACCCTAAGGCAATTCTTGGGCCTTGACATAGACTATTATGTCCAAGTCAACTACCAAGCCTTGATAAACATAGTCGATGCCCTAGGTGGTGTAGACTATGATGTTCCAGAAGGTATCAACATCCACAAGGGTAAAGTAAAAATAAATCCAGGACCAAACCACCTAGATGGTAACGAAGTTATGTGGTATCTAAGAACCAGAAACATCTACAACAACGGAGACATAGGTAGGGTCAATACCCAACAAGCCTTTGTAAAAGCTATGGTAGATGAGATGGTCAAAAAGTCAAAAGATATGAACTTGATGACCTTTATCTCAAACTATATCAAATATGTAAAAACAAATCTACCAATGAGTGCTATGCTTGACTTGGCAGGCCATATCAATAGTTTTTCATCAGACAAAATGTCCACCCATACAGTTCCTGGTATGGAGCAGACCATAAATGGAACAAGCTATTGGATACCAGATTATGATAAGACCTGGCAAATTGTAGATGATAGTTATAGCAACTTCAAACTCAAAAATTGGAAAAAGGAAGACTCTGGTTACGAAGAATACAAGGACTTTGGGCAAATCGAAGACCAATCACAAACATCTGGCATTATAGAAAAAAAAGATGATGGTCAAGCAGAAGAGGCCCCTGTTCCAGAAACTCAAACAATACCAATGCAAAACAACAAGCAAAATTGGCAAGCACCAGCCCAAAATAACAACGAGTCATACCAAGCGCCAGCAGAAAATTATAATAATGATTATGTTGATGATGGTGGCTACGAAGAGTACGAAATAATAGAAATAACTACAACCACGACAGAAGAAGTGCCAGTTGAACAAGGAGAGTAG